From Lepisosteus oculatus isolate fLepOcu1 chromosome 8, fLepOcu1.hap2, whole genome shotgun sequence, one genomic window encodes:
- the ylpm1 gene encoding YLP motif-containing protein 1 isoform X3 has product MYPSWGKYGGGHQHPPPPHYGMKPPPVRGPPPPGGSHGPYGAPGSYGSGPASNFSSLREQHLQQMQQLQQLHQKQLQSVLHHNSGPYSGGSGGSGGSGSWRGSAPAFAPPGPGGSAPATYQQQHQRGPPTAAQQPHHTPTLPPPHPTTDPSPSVPSHSNASKSAPQQGGTNARATDKKESDATKPEEEKADLSSMTLQEQQQYWYKQHLQNLQKLKHEKAKEKKPQEEFRTPADKQTTKTPPPPVEPPKNEPPPPPPKEQPPPPPPPEDSKPTVITRAEDPEEEVRLQQLQAAAAQWQQTQQQRAGYQYQALMQQHTQLQHILQQYQQFMQQPAHLQKMPIDMQLRHYELQQQQFVPLYQEWDRQFKMWQEQFQSYPHKDQLQDYECQWKQWQEQMKSTSSHLQERVTTLRTMQHQYTTTPYMGMMGMPQYGQYHRTASEAQMPPPPTLTPAPPVPSEVQPSSASVPPIPGPRPQGIPPAPGPSPQSGLPVPHPPGPPPQGVPPPQGPPPQGVPPPQGPPPQGIPRPPGPPPQGVPPPQGPPPQGVPPPQGPPPQGVPRPPGPPPQGVPRPPGPPPQGVPHPPGPPPQGVPPPQGPPPQGIPRPPGPPPQGVPRPPGPPPQGVPRPPGPPPQGVPHPPGPPPQGVPHPPGPPPQGVPPPLGPPPQGPPIQKAQLLQGPPQQGLHPPTGTPSLVQQSAQGLSTPNHISPPTTTTTSETQPPSSPAPGKSSPTSAHSAVYTSAGLSGPGVRPSGLLPTPSAPSRFEGPRGPRFDGPRGHGVPRFEQQQRFNAPPRFEPPPRAEQPKRFDQPPRSTQPTRFGAPPRFEQPPRPSPPSRFERPPGFQQPSRFDVLAKAEPPKAPEIKPQGSKDVSSSSAKDSQPEGQHEHCKPTVVTQVAAGDMSARETLTDDFLDTECGFFVQSDPIPQTLNRAAPLSKPNESSGEMANKQQQTSETAKTAVSAASADPQKQAASHKNSFNQGEVKTKNEGNTDAQPQLPEQIPSKPEPPKPPQSFSSADNHKAQTPTGRGRGRGQGRGRGWGRGQTGGPGFGSSSGFPPNQRTEGFEHKPYDYRPPFRENRERSQEEEGYDWQDPSVDRRGGLDSRLPPPPDEIWGREGEEHYHKDFYEDHGRRGPPLEREPLDGPGRERHWEEPEPNYWEDGDPYWREERPQFRHNSPFPHDVREPRCPPPFPHDYVARGPRRPPIPPEALDRDPRGPPLHHDVTERDTRGPPPHHDVLERDPRGPPVHQDIESDSRRPPVGRDIMDREHRGPHFHHEVLDREPRWPHAPHDREPRHPPLPHEILERDSRRPPLSHEIMERDTRRPPPSHDTVDRDMGRGEYFGEYEQEFVPEPDRYGRPHPDYHSRNFEQDTDQNYYHPRNEWEVKDRGWDYPPCPPRAPPEPFREDRWPQDRNRDYLYDRGAQDRGELRVREYPEEPAYRGEEQQYPAEWKREPLPDRTFAPEIDDRRPPFEGHLETSMDLPPPGLPTQPSNPPENPLEDSSGTGKGILALSQRQHEIILKAAQELKMIRELQEKKNAINEFFKPEGTEQVLQPEVASAGIMGLEIPPAVTGAFKTGNLLPSASLASASAAPAMPPEAQAWGGDSLHSAWDTRSAAQATDPSFVMSDTTPLAAPMLGKPVVLPKTVDYGHGHDPVSKVEQISYGERIILRPDPVPTERPYEKEPLVPYDRDPYYERRVDPYLERREYGRERERERERDMYREKPPMDYDRERYERERYPRDERLPPGPSSRSGGFRDRDREGRDSRDREREGRSSRDRDVKEHFGRPGYDRLPYERIPDRPLFDHSAPAFGSDRRSYPEERLPAPPLPPHPPAPPRVEKKPETKNVDDILKPPGRESRPERIVVIMRGLPGSGKTHVAKLIRDKEVEFGGAPPRVLGLDDYFMTEVEKVEKDPDTGKRVKQKVLEYEYEPEMEDTYRNSMLKTFRKTLDDGFFPFIIIDAINDRVKYFDQFWSAAKTKGFEVYLAEISVDNQTCAKRNIHGRKLKDIAKMATNWESAPRHMVRLDIRSLLQDAAIEDVEMEDFDPAEEEQKVEAKREAAEEEEADLGYIPKSKWEMDTSGAKLDKLDGLVSSTKRKRDWGRMTDMEDYLQLPDDYATRMSEPGKKRVRWADLEEKKDADRKRAIGFVVGQTDWEKITDESGQLAQRALNRTKYF; this is encoded by the exons ATGTATCCGTCTTGGGGAAAGTATGGCGGTGGACATCAacatcctcctcctccacattACGGTATGAAACCGCCGCCTGTGAGGGGTCCACCGCCCCCAGGGGGAAGCCATGGGCCATACGGGGCGCCGGGAAGCTATGGCTCAGGTCCGGCCTCTAACTTCTCGAGTCTGCGGGAGCAGCATTTACAACAGATGCAGCAACTGCAGCAGCTCCATCAAAAACAGCTCCAATCAGTGCTGCACCACAACAGTGGGCCGTACAGTGGCGGATCCGGTGGATCGGGTGGATCGGGGTCCTGGCGTGGAAGTGCACCGGCCTTTGCCCCTCCGGGTCCTGGGGGGTCTGCGCCGGCCACTTACCAGCAGCAGCACCAGAGGGGTCCCCCGACAGCCGCACAGCAGCCTCACCACACGCCGACGCTACCCCCGCCTCATCCCACAACCGACCCCAGCCCCTCAGTGCCTTCCCACAGCAACGCCAGTAAAAGTGCACCGCAGCAAGGGGGTACAAACGCGAGAGCGACGGACAAAAAGGAAAGCGATGCCACCAAGCCGGAGGAAGAGAAAGCAGACTTGTCTTCAATGACGTTACAG gagcaaCAGCAGTACTGGTACAAACAGCACCTCCAGAATTTACAGAAGTTAAAACATGAAAAGGCTAAAGAGAAGAAGCCGCAGGAGGAATTTCGCACCCCGGCCGACAAACAGACCACAAAAACTCCCCCTCCACCCGTGGAGCCCCCCAAAAATGAGCCTCCTCCGCCACCTCCCAAAGAGcagccccctccacctcctccaCCAGAGGACTCTAAG CCCACCGTGATCACGAGGGCGGAAGACCCGGAGGAAGAGGTTCGCCTGCAGCAGCTCCAGGCTGCAGCAGCTCAGTGGCAGCAGACCCAGCAGCAGAGAGCGGGCTACCAGTATCAGGCCCTCATGCAGCAGCACACACAGCTGCAGCACATCCTGCAGCAGTACCAGCAGTTCATGCAGCAGCCGGCACACCTGCAG AAGATGCCCATCGATATGCAACTTAGGCACTAcgagctgcagcagcagcagtttgTTCCACTTTACCAGGAGTGGGACCGGCAGTTCAAAATGTGGCAGGAGCAGTTTCAGTCCTACCCGCACAAGGATCAGTTGCAGGATTATGAATGCCAGTGGAAACAGTGGCAGGAGCAGATGAAATCCACTTCTTCCCACCTGCAAGAAAGGGTGACAACCCTTCGGACAATGCAGCACCAATATACCACCACCCCATATATGGGGATGATGGGGATGCCACAATATGGACAGTACCACCGGACCGCTTCAGAAGCTCAGATGCCACCACCTCCAACTTTAACCCCTGCTCCTCCAGTCCCTTCAGAGGTACAGCCTTCCTCTGCCTCAGTTCCTCCTATACCGGGACCCCGGCCCCAGGGTATTCCACCTGCCCCAGGACCTTCGCCACAGAGTGGTCTGCCTGTTCCCCATCCGCCGGGACCCCCGCCTCAGGGGGTTCCCCCTCCACAGGGACCCCCGCCTCAGGGGGTTCCCCCTCCACAGGGACCCCCGCCTCAGGGCATTCCTCGTCCGCCAGGACCCCCACCCCAGGGGGTTCCCCCTCCACAGGGACCCCCGCCCCAGGGCGTTCCCCCTCCACAGGGACCCCCGCCCCAGGGCGTTCCCCGTCCGCCAGGACCCCCGCCCCAGGGCGTTCCCCGTCCGCCAGGACCCCCGCCCCAGGGGGTTCCCCATCCACCAGGACCCCCACCCCAGGGGGTTCCCCCTCCACAGGGACCCCCGCCCCAGGGCATTCCCCGTCCGCCAGGACCCCCGCCCCAGGGCGTTCCCCGTCCGCCAGGACCCCCGCCCCAGGGCGTTCCCCGTCCGCCAGGACCCCCGCCCCAGGGCGTTCCCCATCCGCCAGGACCCCCGCCCCAGGGCGTTCCCCATCCGCCAGGACCCCCACCCCAGGGGGTTCCTCCTCCGCTGGGACCCCCTCCCCAGGGGCCCCCAATACAGAAGGCTCAATTGCTTCAGGGACCCCCACAGCAGGGTCTTCACCCTCCCACAGGGACACCTTCTTTAGTACAGCAAAGTGCTCAAGGTCTTTCCACTCCAAATCACATATCGCCCCCAACAACCACAACAACTTCAGAAACCCAGCCGCCATCTTCCCCAGCTCCAGGGAAATCGAGTCCTACATCTGCTCACTCAGCTGTTTACACTTCTGCTGGACTGTCTGGCCCAGGAGTGAGGCCATCTGGGCTGCTGCCCACTCCCAGTGCACCGTCCCGTTTTGAAGGCCCTAGAGGTCCAAG GTTTGATGGTCCTAGAGGGCATGGTGTTCCTAGATTTGAGCAGCAGCAGAGATTTAATGCCCCACCTCGGTTTGAGCCTCCTCCCAGAGCAGAGCAGCCAAAGAGGTTTGATCAGCCCCCCAGAAGCACCCAGCCAACACGGTTTGGAGCACCACCAAGATTTGAACAGCCTCCGAGGCCAAGCCCACCATCTCGGTTTGAAAGGCCCCCTGGATTTCAGCAGCCTTCTAGGTTTGATGTATTGGCCAAGGCGGAGCCTCCGAAAGCCCCAGAAATTAAACCACAGGGAAGTAAAGACGTGAGTTCTTCTAGCGCCAAAGATTCCCAGCCTGAAGGTCAGCATGAGCATTGTAAACCAACAGTAGTTACTCAAGTTGCTGCTGGAGACATGTCAGCAAGGGAAACGCTAACGGATGATTTCCTTGACACAGAATGTGGATTTTTTGTCCAAAGTGATCCAATTCCACAGACATTGAACAGGGCAGCACCTTTAAGTAAGCCAAATGAGTCTAGTGGAGAGATGGCAAACAAACAGCAGCAGACGTCAGAGACAGCCAAGACCGCTGTATCGGCAGCTTCTGCTGATCCTCAAAAGCAGGCTGCCTCCCATAAAAATTCATTTAATCAGGGAGAAGTGAAAACCAAGAATGAAGGAAATACTGACGCCCAACCTCAGCTTCCTGAACAGATTCCCTCAAAACCAGAACCCCCTAAACCACCTCAGTCCTTTTCGTCTGCAGATAATCATAAAGCTCAGACACCTACGGGCCGGGGAAGGGGGCGAGGTCAGGGGAGAGGCCGAGGATGGGGCCGAGGGCAAACTGGAGGACCAGGTTTTGGTAGTAGTTCCGGTTTCCCTCCTAATCAGCGGACAGAGGGCTTTGAGCACAAGCCTTACGATTACAGACCACCTTTCCGCGagaacagggagagaagccaggaGGAGGAGGGCTATGATTGGCAGGATCCTTCTGTAGACAGGCGGGGGGGGCTGGACAGCAGGTTACCTCCACCCCCGGATGAAATATGGGGCAGAGAGGGTGAGGAACATTACCATAAAGATTTTTACGAGGATCATGGAAGGCGAGGCCCCCCCTTAGAAAGAGAGCCCCTGGATGGtcctgggagagagaggcacTGGGAGGAGCCAGAACCCAACTACTGGGAAGATGGCGATCCATACTGGAGGGAAGAGAGGCCACAGTTCCGGCATAATTCCCCATTTCCTCATGATGTTAGAGAACCTAGGTGTCCCCCTCCTTTTCCTCATGATTATGTTGCCCGGGGTCCAAGGCGCCCCCCTATTCCTCCTGAAGCCTTGGATCGGGATCCTAGAGGCCCCCCTCTCCACCATGATGTCACAGAAAGAGATACCAGGGGACCCCCCCCACACCATGATGTCCTGGAAAGGGATCCCAGAGGACCCCCAGTCCACCAAGACATAGAAAGCGATTCTAGGCGCCCCCCTGTTGGCCGTGACATCATGGACAGGGAGCACAGGGGACCCCATTTTCATCATGAGGTCTTGGACAGAGAGCCTAGATGGCCCCATGCGCCCCATGATAGGGAACCCAGAcaccctcctctccctcatGAAATACTGGAGAGGGACTCCAGGCGACCACCGTTAAGTCATGAAATCATGGAAAGAGACACTCGTCGCCCCCCACCTTCCCATGACACTGTAGACAGAGATATGGGACGTGGAGAGTACTTCGGGGAGTATGAGCAAGAGTTTGTGCCAGAGCCTGACAGATATGGAAGGCCTCACCCAGATTACCACAGCCGGAATTTTGAGCAAGACACGGACCAGAATTACTATCATCCAAGAAATGAGTGGGAAGTAAAAGATCGTGGCTGGGATTACCCTCCATGTCCTCCACGGGCACCGCCAGAGCCCTTTAGGGAGGACAGGTGGCCTCAGGACAGAAACCGGGACTATTTATACGATAGAGGAGCGCAAGACAGGGGAGAGCTGAGGGTGCGGGAGTACCCAGAGGAACCTGCCTACAGAGGGGAGGAGCAGCAGTACCCAGCAGAGTGGAAGAGAGAACCTCTGCCTGACAGGACGTTCGCACCAGAGATTGATGACCGCAGACCTCCATTTGAAGGCCATTTGGAGACTTCCATGGATTTGCCTCCTCCTGGGCTCCCTACTCAGCCTAGTAATCCCCCAGAAAATCCTCTAGAAGACTCCTCTGGAACTGGAAAGGGCATTCTGGCTCTTTCGCAAAGACAGCATGAGATTATTCTGAAAGCTGCTCAGGAGCTCAAGATGATAAG GGAACTACAGGAGAAGAAAAATGCTATAAATGAGTTTTTCAAACCTGAAGGAACTGAGCAAGTACTTCAGCCAGAGGTGGCTTCAGCAGGGATTATGGGATTGGAGATCCCCCCTGCAGTGACAGGGGCTTTCAAG ACAGGAAACCTGCTGCCCAGTGCTAgcctggcatctgcatctgcagcTCCAGCAATGCCACCTGAAGCTCAGGCCTGGGGTGGTGATAGTTTACATAGCGCCTGGGACACCAGAAGCGCTGCGCAAGCCACAGATCCAAGCTTTGTGATGTCAGACACTacaccactggcagcccccaTGCTCGGCAAACCTGTTGTGCTTCCCAAGACTGTGGATTATGGACATGGACATG ATCCTGTGTCAAAAGTTGAGCAGATCTCGTATGGCGAAAGGATCATCCTAAGACCAGATCCAGTACCTACAGAGAGACCTTATGAAAAAG AACCACTTGTCCCATATGACAGAGATCCATATTACGAGAGGCGAGTTGATCCGTATTTGGAGCGCCGGGAGTATGGAAGGGAGAGGGAAAGGGAACGAGAGAGGGATATGTATCGTGAGAAGCCTCCTATGGACTATGACAGGGAGCGATACGAGAGAGAACGATACCCCAGAGACGAGAG GCTGCCACCAGGCCCATCCTCTCGGTCAGGTGGCTTCAGAGACCGGGACAGGGAGGGCAGGgacagcagagacagagagcgtgagggcaggagcagcagagacAGAGATGTTAAAGAGCACTTTGGCAGGCCTGGATATGACCGACTACCCTACGAGCGCATCCCTGATCGCCCTCTCTTTGACCACAGCGCTCCTGCATTTGGGA GTGACAGGAGGAGTTACCCTGAAGAGAGGTTGCCTGCTCCGCCTTTgcctcctcaccctcctgctcCGCCACGAGTCGAAAAGAAACCCGAAACCAAAAACGTGGATGACATCCTCAAACCACCGGGCAGAGAGAGCCGCCCTGAAAGG ATTGTCGTCATCATGAGAGGACTCCCTGGGAGTGGAAAAACGCATGTAGCAAAACTTATCCGG GACAAGGAGGTGGAATTTGGCGGGGCGCCTCCTCGAGTTCTGGGGCTTGACGATTATTTTATGACGGAGGTGGAAAAGGTTGAGAAGGATCCCGATACAGGAAAGCGTGTCAAACAAAAG GTTTTGGAATATGAATATGAGCCAGAGATGGAAGATACCTATCGCAACAGTATGCTCAAAACCTTCCGTAAAACCCTGGATGATGGATTCTTCCCCTTCATCATTATTGATGCTATTAATGATagagttaaatacttcgatcaGTTCTGGAGTGCAGCCAAGACTAAAGGTTTTGAG GTGTACTTAGCTGAAATCTCTGTAGATAACCAGACATGTGCCAAGAGGAACATTCATGGACGCAAGCTAAAGGATATTGCAAAG ATGGCCACTAACTGGGAGTCGGCCCCTCGTCACATGGTGAGGCTCGACATAAGGTCCTTATTGCAAGATGCTGCTATAGAGGAC GTTGAGATGGAGGATTTTGACCCAGCAGAAGAAGAGCAGAAAGTAGAAGCCAAGAGAGAGGCAGCAGAAGAGGAGGAAGCGGATCTG GGTTACATTCCAAAAAGCAAATGGGAGATGGACACCTCTGGGGCAAAACTTG ACAAGCTGGACGGGCTGGTGAGCAGCACGAAAAGGAAGCGGGACTGGGGCCGCATGACAGACATGGAGGACTACCTGCAGCTGCCAGATGACTACGCCACCCGCATGTCGGAACCAGGAAAGAAAAGG GTGAGGTGGGCAGATCTTGAAGAGAAAAAAGATGCCGATAGGAAGCGCGCTATTGGTTTTGTGGTTGGACAGACAGATTGGGAGAAAATAACAGATGAAAGCGGACAGCTTGCTCAGAGAGCACTCAATCGCACAAAGTATTTTTAA